A genome region from Natronosalvus rutilus includes the following:
- a CDS encoding winged helix-turn-helix domain-containing protein → MSEDADADAEADIERLATVLEDPTARTILTETSQEPLSARTLSERCGVSEPTIYRRLEDLRECDLLVERTKPDPERGHHRTMYATNFERLTVELRDGHLELRVDRREDPADRFTRLIEGM, encoded by the coding sequence GTGAGTGAGGATGCGGACGCCGACGCTGAGGCTGACATCGAGCGACTCGCCACCGTGCTCGAAGACCCGACGGCACGGACCATCCTCACCGAGACAAGCCAGGAACCACTGTCGGCGAGAACCCTGAGTGAACGGTGTGGGGTCTCCGAACCCACGATCTACCGTCGGCTAGAGGACCTTCGCGAGTGCGACCTGCTCGTCGAGCGGACGAAACCGGACCCCGAACGCGGCCACCACCGAACCATGTACGCGACCAACTTCGAACGACTCACGGTCGAACTGCGCGACGGACACCTCGAGTTGCGGGTCGACCGCCGCGAGGACCCCGCAGACCGGTTCACGCGGCTGATCGAGGGGATGTGA
- a CDS encoding DUF7521 family protein: MAFQPLQLWDPSMPPDWVITFQQVTQIVSVLIGVFIAYQAYRGYRRNDSRPMLFLALGFVLVLAVPFCLFVLYAAIPGIPESAVVVASQSSQVTGLLAILYALWMPT; the protein is encoded by the coding sequence ATGGCGTTCCAGCCGCTCCAGTTGTGGGATCCGTCGATGCCGCCGGACTGGGTGATCACGTTCCAGCAGGTGACGCAGATCGTGAGCGTGCTCATCGGCGTGTTCATCGCCTACCAGGCCTACCGCGGCTACCGACGCAACGACAGTCGACCGATGCTGTTTCTCGCGCTCGGGTTCGTCCTCGTGCTCGCTGTGCCGTTCTGTCTCTTCGTCCTGTACGCCGCGATTCCGGGAATCCCCGAATCCGCCGTCGTCGTCGCCTCACAGTCGAGCCAGGTGACGGGCCTGCTGGCGATCCTCTACGCGCTGTGGATGCCGACCTGA
- a CDS encoding CARDB domain-containing protein, with translation MTRRFVAALLVVIVLGSVPASVGAGEFVASSAPVSPSPSLETRDANAVGTGLEATDSGSDAVSLRSLTVGTTTTVGSSANATASSRMSAEPDLIRESVVLHQRPDRPGEFEAVVTYDVPEPVTQLMVTPGSEATVLETSEFEETDDGAYRWAESDHEGRSPQLTLRLPANRTEVGRHGHDGSGYTFAETGEWGIVATPQLQLAWRERSSVDVHREVAVDGEGVAGKHVAFFGANEVHETTAGSETIRLVVPEAADLEESPDDVLEALAHASERLGVGNSHSEVMIVAAPTGSVEWGAHGIQYGERDAWVRDDARLDVAGSVWLHEYVHTRQGFARSNLDRASGWLVEAQAEYYASLLTYERGDLDYLTFRRSLGEGRDSPYAEGVLTEPGTWQDPLTDYVKGPLVYGAIDRQLRLESDGESTMEDVFRAQNQNETATFEDWLADLEHRGGSDVREFAETYAGTASAPDTWNRFEHADAFDQPTPVMTYGLADGEEVEIEGLRETTTDGIPRTLVVGETVTFPVAVDNRGDREGPYRATVLVDDAIASEATGRLEPGKVTVERLSWTPETAGRYALHVGDDPFIVDVVDPADLTATALEASPDRVERGELITVTATVENEQSRVGRTTVEIRTVDGVVAEETVTLGPGESTTVETTLSFEDRGRHEIGAGDQRVTVTVESGIESRVSEGAESVPGFGVGAAIVAVALGLVLGRRSR, from the coding sequence GTGACACGCCGGTTCGTCGCTGCCCTCCTGGTCGTAATCGTCCTCGGAAGCGTTCCCGCGAGCGTCGGTGCGGGTGAATTCGTCGCCAGCTCAGCACCCGTTTCGCCGTCTCCGTCGCTCGAGACCCGCGACGCGAACGCGGTCGGTACGGGACTCGAGGCGACAGATAGCGGGTCGGATGCCGTTTCATTGAGGTCGCTCACAGTGGGCACGACGACGACCGTCGGCTCGAGTGCGAACGCAACCGCCAGCTCGCGTATGAGTGCCGAACCCGACCTGATTCGCGAATCCGTCGTCCTCCACCAGCGACCCGACCGCCCCGGCGAGTTCGAGGCGGTCGTCACCTACGACGTGCCGGAGCCGGTGACCCAGCTCATGGTGACGCCCGGATCCGAGGCGACCGTCCTCGAGACGAGCGAGTTCGAGGAGACCGACGACGGCGCCTATCGGTGGGCCGAGAGCGACCACGAGGGGCGTTCCCCGCAACTCACGCTTAGGCTCCCGGCGAATCGGACGGAGGTCGGACGCCACGGCCACGACGGGAGCGGCTACACGTTTGCCGAAACGGGCGAGTGGGGCATCGTCGCGACGCCGCAACTCCAGTTAGCCTGGCGGGAACGCTCGTCGGTCGACGTCCACCGCGAGGTCGCCGTCGACGGCGAGGGGGTCGCCGGGAAACACGTCGCGTTCTTCGGGGCCAACGAGGTCCACGAGACGACCGCCGGAAGCGAGACCATCCGCCTCGTCGTGCCCGAGGCCGCCGACCTCGAGGAATCGCCCGACGACGTGCTCGAGGCGCTCGCTCACGCCAGCGAGCGACTCGGCGTCGGAAACAGCCACAGCGAGGTGATGATCGTCGCCGCCCCCACGGGCTCGGTCGAGTGGGGCGCCCACGGCATCCAGTACGGCGAGCGGGACGCCTGGGTGCGCGACGACGCCCGTCTCGACGTGGCGGGCAGCGTCTGGCTTCACGAGTACGTCCACACCCGCCAGGGGTTCGCCCGCTCGAACCTGGACCGGGCCAGTGGCTGGCTCGTCGAGGCCCAGGCGGAGTACTACGCCAGTCTGCTCACCTACGAACGCGGCGACCTCGACTACCTGACGTTCCGACGCTCGCTCGGCGAGGGCCGAGACTCGCCCTACGCCGAGGGTGTCCTCACGGAGCCCGGCACCTGGCAGGACCCGCTCACCGACTACGTCAAGGGCCCGCTGGTCTACGGGGCGATCGACCGCCAGCTACGCCTCGAGAGCGACGGCGAGTCGACCATGGAGGACGTCTTCCGGGCACAGAATCAGAATGAGACGGCCACGTTCGAGGACTGGCTCGCGGACCTCGAGCACCGCGGCGGGAGCGACGTTCGCGAGTTCGCCGAAACCTACGCGGGGACGGCGTCGGCCCCCGACACCTGGAACCGGTTCGAGCACGCCGACGCGTTCGACCAGCCGACGCCGGTGATGACGTACGGACTCGCCGACGGCGAGGAGGTCGAGATTGAGGGCCTTCGCGAGACGACCACCGACGGCATTCCCCGGACGCTCGTCGTAGGCGAGACGGTCACGTTCCCAGTCGCGGTCGACAACCGTGGCGATCGGGAGGGGCCCTACCGGGCGACTGTCCTGGTTGACGACGCTATCGCGTCCGAGGCGACCGGCCGCCTCGAGCCCGGCAAGGTGACCGTCGAACGTCTGTCGTGGACGCCCGAGACGGCCGGCCGATACGCGCTCCACGTCGGCGACGACCCGTTCATCGTGGACGTCGTCGACCCCGCCGATCTCACGGCGACGGCCCTCGAGGCCAGCCCCGACCGGGTCGAACGCGGAGAGTTGATCACGGTGACGGCGACGGTCGAGAACGAGCAGTCTCGAGTCGGGCGGACGACCGTCGAGATTCGCACCGTCGACGGCGTGGTCGCCGAGGAGACCGTCACCCTCGGTCCAGGCGAGTCGACGACCGTCGAGACGACGCTGTCGTTCGAGGACCGCGGGCGTCACGAGATCGGGGCTGGCGACCAGCGGGTGACGGTGACCGTCGAGTCCGGGATCGAGTCGCGGGTTTCGGAGGGGGCGGAGTCCGTGCCGGGATTCGGCGTCGGCGCGGCGATCGTCGCCGTCGCCCTGGGGCTCGTTCTCGGGCGGCGTTCTCGGTAG
- a CDS encoding GNAT family N-acetyltransferase, whose product MTDRRVRRATPDDALAVRRLVDGALLEVGDVESRIDDGDVLVATESRSVGTGETRRVLGAVVFEPPVRGETKGAHVVAIAVHRRHRGRGIGTDLLEEALERAGALTANFDADVRPFYESLGFEIESIAEGRYRGVKRYVETRTDG is encoded by the coding sequence GTGACCGATCGCCGCGTTCGACGGGCGACACCAGACGACGCCCTGGCGGTCCGTCGACTCGTCGACGGCGCGTTGCTCGAGGTCGGTGACGTCGAGTCCCGGATCGACGACGGTGACGTCCTGGTCGCGACGGAATCGCGATCGGTGGGTACTGGCGAGACGCGACGGGTCCTCGGCGCGGTCGTCTTCGAGCCGCCGGTTCGAGGCGAAACGAAGGGGGCACACGTCGTCGCGATCGCCGTCCACCGGCGCCACCGTGGTCGCGGCATCGGAACCGACCTGCTCGAGGAGGCGCTCGAGCGAGCGGGCGCGCTAACGGCGAACTTCGACGCCGACGTGCGGCCATTTTACGAGTCGCTCGGGTTCGAGATCGAGTCGATCGCGGAGGGTCGATATCGCGGGGTAAAACGGTACGTAGAGACGCGGACTGACGGCTGA
- a CDS encoding PQQ-binding-like beta-propeller repeat protein: MESDDSTPNDSNRDGNGNSNDTEDGPLIDPVDDPLEATYPDGIAQFRGSLENWGYRPDETIPDAVEQAWRLPEVNTGDHGAAKASATPTPDGGLVMPGDTGILTALTADGEVLWEAETTTSGNGIHGTAVVTEDTVFIGAYDGTLYAFDLETGNELWAKKLGGAIGSSPVFDGERVFVAVEYPDPEGSMFALDPDTGEVLWEDAESRPTDHPHSTPAIDPDAGRLVVGANDGVLYGWSYPDLELEWTFETDPDNDTDGEIKGPIATCDGGAYFGSWDQRIYRVDLEDGTEDWSVETGGLSMTGPGIDPSLGVVFAGSHDGNLYALDAATGEEHWRFGTDRALTGCPTVCADRVVFGSKDQTLYAVEKQTGEAVWRVDHDGVVTSTPLVADGAIYYAERAPAPEDGETDGAAYKLVEA, translated from the coding sequence TTGGAATCCGACGATTCGACGCCGAACGACAGCAATAGAGACGGAAACGGTAACAGCAACGACACCGAAGACGGCCCCCTGATCGACCCCGTTGACGACCCTCTCGAGGCGACGTACCCTGACGGCATCGCCCAGTTCCGCGGCTCGCTCGAGAACTGGGGGTATCGTCCGGACGAGACGATCCCCGACGCGGTCGAGCAGGCCTGGCGCCTCCCGGAGGTAAACACCGGCGATCACGGTGCGGCGAAAGCCAGCGCGACGCCGACGCCCGACGGCGGCCTCGTGATGCCGGGCGACACCGGGATCCTCACCGCGCTCACCGCCGACGGCGAGGTGCTGTGGGAGGCCGAGACCACGACGTCGGGCAACGGCATCCACGGCACGGCCGTCGTCACCGAGGACACCGTCTTCATCGGCGCCTACGATGGGACCCTCTACGCGTTCGACCTCGAGACCGGCAACGAACTGTGGGCCAAGAAACTCGGGGGTGCGATCGGCTCGAGTCCGGTCTTCGACGGCGAGCGCGTCTTCGTGGCCGTCGAGTACCCCGATCCGGAGGGCAGCATGTTTGCCCTCGACCCCGACACGGGCGAGGTCCTGTGGGAGGACGCCGAAAGCCGACCGACCGATCACCCCCACTCGACGCCCGCGATCGATCCCGACGCCGGACGGCTGGTCGTCGGCGCCAACGACGGCGTGCTCTACGGCTGGTCGTATCCGGACCTCGAACTCGAGTGGACGTTCGAGACCGACCCTGACAACGACACCGACGGCGAGATCAAGGGACCGATCGCCACCTGCGACGGCGGGGCCTACTTCGGCTCGTGGGACCAGCGCATCTACCGGGTCGACCTCGAGGACGGCACCGAGGACTGGTCGGTCGAGACGGGCGGGCTCTCGATGACGGGCCCGGGGATCGACCCGAGCCTCGGCGTCGTCTTCGCGGGGAGCCACGACGGCAACCTCTACGCGCTCGACGCCGCCACCGGCGAGGAGCACTGGCGCTTCGGAACTGACCGCGCGCTTACCGGGTGTCCGACGGTGTGTGCCGACCGGGTGGTCTTCGGCTCGAAGGATCAGACGTTGTACGCCGTCGAGAAGCAGACTGGCGAGGCGGTCTGGCGCGTCGACCACGACGGCGTCGTCACGAGCACGCCGCTGGTCGCCGACGGAGCTATCTACTACGCCGAGCGGGCGCCCGCTCCGGAGGACGGCGAGACCGACGGGGCCGCCTACAAGCTCGTCGAAGCCTAA
- a CDS encoding tryptophanase, which produces MVHYKSTMVEPIDLPSRGDRERALEEAGYNVFNLDAEDVFIDLLTDSGTGTMSEDQWAALLRGDESYAGSKSFRRLEAAVDDVMGFPHVVPAHQGRGAENVLYGTLLEEGDVALNNTHFDTTRAHVANQGADPIDCPVEVATDPGAPGDFKGDFSIERGREVVEEVGTDRVPVVIQTITNNSAAGQPVSVENTRRVAEFADEIDATFVIDACRFAENAYFVTEREAEYAEASVADVAREQLGYADALVMSGKKDGLSNVGGFVATQDEALADRCKQRAILYEGFPTYGGMAGRDMEALAVGLREAVEEAYVADRIEGIRTLASLLEDRDVPVYTPTGGHAVYLDAEAVFPHLESSDFPGQVLVCELYREGGVRGVELGSFAFPGTDRPELVRLAVPRRTYHREHFEHVADAAAAVLERADEATGLEIKREPEVPELRHFTAELEPSSR; this is translated from the coding sequence ATGGTACACTACAAGTCGACGATGGTCGAACCGATCGACCTCCCGTCGCGTGGCGACCGCGAGCGCGCCCTCGAGGAGGCGGGCTACAACGTCTTCAACCTCGACGCCGAGGACGTCTTCATCGACCTGCTGACCGACAGCGGGACGGGAACGATGAGCGAGGACCAGTGGGCGGCCCTGCTCCGCGGGGACGAGTCCTACGCCGGGTCGAAGAGCTTTCGACGGCTCGAGGCCGCGGTGGACGACGTCATGGGCTTTCCCCACGTCGTCCCCGCTCACCAGGGGCGCGGGGCCGAGAACGTCCTCTACGGCACCCTGCTCGAGGAGGGTGACGTCGCCCTGAACAACACGCACTTCGACACGACGCGGGCCCACGTCGCCAACCAGGGCGCCGACCCGATCGACTGCCCGGTCGAGGTGGCGACCGACCCCGGGGCCCCGGGCGACTTCAAGGGCGACTTCTCGATCGAGCGCGGCCGCGAGGTCGTCGAGGAGGTGGGCACCGACCGCGTCCCCGTGGTGATCCAGACGATCACGAACAACTCGGCGGCGGGTCAGCCGGTGAGCGTCGAGAACACCCGCCGTGTCGCCGAATTCGCCGACGAGATCGACGCCACGTTCGTCATCGACGCTTGTCGCTTCGCGGAGAACGCCTACTTCGTCACCGAGCGCGAAGCTGAGTACGCCGAAGCGTCGGTCGCCGACGTCGCTCGCGAACAACTGGGGTACGCCGACGCGCTGGTGATGAGCGGCAAGAAAGACGGCCTCTCGAACGTCGGCGGGTTCGTCGCCACCCAGGACGAGGCGCTGGCCGACCGCTGCAAACAGCGGGCGATCCTCTACGAGGGCTTTCCCACTTACGGCGGCATGGCCGGGCGAGACATGGAGGCCCTGGCGGTCGGTCTCCGCGAGGCCGTCGAGGAGGCTTACGTCGCCGACCGCATCGAAGGCATTCGGACGCTCGCGAGCCTACTCGAGGACCGCGACGTCCCCGTCTACACGCCGACCGGGGGCCACGCGGTTTACCTCGACGCCGAGGCCGTCTTCCCGCACCTCGAGTCGAGCGACTTCCCCGGGCAGGTGCTGGTCTGTGAACTCTACCGCGAGGGCGGCGTTCGCGGCGTCGAACTCGGGAGCTTCGCGTTCCCCGGCACCGACCGCCCGGAACTCGTCCGGCTGGCAGTCCCTCGCCGGACCTACCACCGCGAGCACTTCGAGCACGTCGCCGACGCCGCGGCGGCCGTCCTCGAGCGCGCCGACGAGGCGACGGGCCTCGAGATCAAGCGCGAACCCGAGGTGCCCGAACTCCGTCACTTCACGGCCGAACTCGAGCCGAGTTCGAGATAG
- a CDS encoding ATPase domain-containing protein, protein MNDAPATDETRCTFCGHACPLEAVTADEEGSDPNRVFCSRACRDAFRENEDGFPRENGHRTLDTGVAALEASLPQGLPRNSFVLLVGNSGTREEAIQAELVWRALERGEPAIVVAFTEPPTSVVENFLTMDWNVLPYLESGQLRVLDCFTSRMDDPERLHDRMTEWNTHLRRVVEPQTTTVRDPGDAHEVLNVLDNGLEDLEMIETGLVVVDSIAEFASLVQPVQAYDFVRDARAEVCKGRFVPLIAGGTVAGGEEVFPRNLAYAVDGVIDLALDNSIVEDTLFRRLRVRKLRGVLAISEWHTYEYTSGLGMVTFDPLEEIEGDRDDGGGDRDGEGEETGDADGPIERGDDKSNGTEDVTSGPNDPRDDVDRDDRIDRPHTEERNS, encoded by the coding sequence ATGAACGACGCGCCGGCGACGGACGAGACCCGCTGTACGTTCTGTGGACACGCGTGCCCGCTCGAGGCGGTTACCGCAGATGAGGAGGGATCAGACCCGAACCGGGTCTTCTGCTCGCGCGCCTGCCGCGACGCCTTCCGGGAGAACGAAGACGGGTTTCCACGGGAGAACGGACACCGGACCCTCGACACGGGCGTCGCCGCCCTCGAGGCGAGCCTCCCGCAAGGGCTCCCGCGCAACTCGTTCGTCCTCCTGGTAGGCAACTCCGGGACGCGAGAGGAGGCCATCCAGGCCGAACTGGTCTGGCGCGCGCTCGAGCGCGGCGAGCCGGCGATCGTGGTGGCGTTCACCGAACCGCCCACGTCGGTCGTCGAGAACTTCCTCACAATGGACTGGAACGTCCTTCCCTACCTCGAGTCCGGCCAGCTTCGCGTCCTGGACTGCTTTACCTCCCGGATGGACGACCCCGAGCGCCTTCACGACCGGATGACCGAGTGGAATACCCACCTGCGGCGTGTCGTCGAACCGCAGACGACCACCGTTCGCGATCCGGGCGACGCCCACGAGGTGCTGAACGTCCTCGACAACGGCCTCGAGGACCTCGAGATGATCGAGACGGGGCTGGTCGTCGTCGACTCCATCGCGGAGTTCGCCTCGCTCGTCCAGCCCGTCCAGGCGTACGACTTCGTCCGGGACGCCCGCGCCGAGGTCTGTAAAGGCCGGTTCGTGCCGCTGATCGCCGGGGGAACGGTCGCGGGCGGCGAAGAGGTCTTCCCCCGGAACCTCGCGTACGCCGTCGACGGCGTGATCGACCTCGCGCTCGACAACTCGATCGTCGAGGACACGCTCTTTCGTCGACTCAGAGTGCGCAAACTCCGGGGCGTCCTCGCGATCAGCGAGTGGCACACCTACGAGTACACGAGCGGGCTCGGCATGGTGACCTTCGATCCGCTCGAGGAAATCGAGGGCGACCGCGATGATGGTGGTGGAGACCGGGACGGCGAGGGCGAGGAGACGGGCGACGCCGACGGACCGATCGAGAGGGGCGACGACAAATCGAACGGGACAGAAGACGTGACGAGCGGGCCGAACGACCCTCGAGATGACGTCGATAGAGACGACCGCATCGACCGGCCCCACACCGAGGAACGGAACAGCTAA
- the rnhB gene encoding ribonuclease HII, translated as MPFGVDEAGKGPVFGSMFAAAVWAPTRDALPDGVADSKRLSPDRRETLAETIRADARLRVGIAEVTTERIDAPDTDMNGLTVEAHASALEAAAEESPSTLERGETSEPPHAHCDACDTDADRFARRVADACALEATVEATHGADDDDPLVGAASIVAKVERDAHVAAIADEHGEVGSGYPSDPTTRAFLEEYVARCGALPPFARESWSTCADVLVDAEQTGLEQF; from the coding sequence ATGCCCTTCGGTGTCGACGAGGCCGGCAAAGGCCCCGTGTTCGGGTCCATGTTCGCCGCTGCGGTCTGGGCCCCGACTCGAGACGCCCTCCCCGACGGCGTCGCCGACTCCAAGCGCCTCTCGCCGGACCGGCGGGAGACCCTAGCCGAGACCATCCGCGCAGACGCCCGGCTTCGGGTCGGCATCGCCGAAGTTACCACCGAGCGAATCGACGCACCCGACACCGACATGAACGGTCTGACCGTCGAGGCCCACGCGAGCGCGCTCGAGGCGGCCGCCGAGGAGTCTCCATCCACCCTCGAGCGCGGCGAAACGTCGGAACCACCACACGCCCACTGCGACGCCTGCGACACCGACGCCGACCGCTTCGCCCGCCGGGTCGCCGACGCCTGCGCCCTCGAGGCCACGGTCGAAGCGACCCACGGCGCCGACGACGACGACCCGCTCGTGGGCGCCGCGAGCATCGTCGCCAAAGTCGAACGCGACGCCCACGTCGCCGCCATCGCCGACGAGCATGGCGAGGTCGGCAGCGGCTACCCCTCCGATCCAACCACGCGGGCGTTTCTTGAGGAGTACGTCGCGAGATGTGGAGCGTTGCCGCCGTTCGCCCGAGAATCGTGGTCGACCTGCGCCGACGTGCTCGTCGACGCCGAACAGACGGGCCTCGAGCAATTTTGA
- a CDS encoding class I SAM-dependent methyltransferase, giving the protein MSEDHVARTLQTYESDADAYVEKYRTESVLAQYGEAFLEALENADGKRVLDVGCGPGVDSAAFEARGYDAIGLDLTESFLQAATKDVPSASFLRGDMRALPVATDAVDGLWACASFLHVPRTDAPATLHEFRRVLDADGVLYLSVKRPDLAARDESNRYFEPYQPRAVRDLLEAAGFERVTVTELDGWVSALARTPAR; this is encoded by the coding sequence ATGAGCGAGGATCACGTCGCTCGAACCCTGCAGACTTACGAATCGGACGCCGACGCCTACGTCGAGAAGTACCGCACTGAGTCGGTGCTCGCCCAGTACGGCGAGGCGTTCCTCGAGGCGCTCGAGAACGCCGACGGGAAACGCGTCCTGGACGTCGGCTGCGGTCCCGGCGTGGACTCGGCGGCGTTCGAGGCCCGCGGCTACGACGCCATCGGCCTCGATCTCACCGAATCGTTCCTCCAGGCGGCGACGAAGGACGTCCCGTCGGCGTCGTTCCTCCGGGGCGACATGCGGGCGCTTCCGGTCGCAACCGACGCGGTCGACGGTCTCTGGGCGTGTGCGTCGTTTCTCCACGTCCCCCGGACAGACGCGCCCGCGACGCTCCACGAGTTCCGGCGGGTGCTCGACGCCGACGGCGTTCTGTACCTCTCCGTCAAACGACCCGACCTGGCCGCCCGCGACGAGAGCAACCGCTACTTCGAACCCTACCAGCCGAGAGCGGTTCGCGACCTGCTCGAGGCGGCCGGGTTCGAACGGGTGACGGTGACCGAACTGGACGGGTGGGTCTCCGCACTGGCCCGCACGCCCGCCCGATAG
- a CDS encoding DUF5810 domain-containing protein, whose protein sequence is MGYVCPICETGVTDGRQLADHLAVTASLGRTAHLEWLEEHVPDWGSRTRDELADAVIPHALEVELPVSEDAPEGPRVQSGRKADARNQRESEGSRGPRLEDAIAQQAQEPGRGDVTAETRDVLEEARALTARMEGAGADDEDDPEARFEDESGNENA, encoded by the coding sequence ATGGGATACGTCTGTCCAATCTGTGAGACGGGCGTCACCGACGGCCGCCAGCTCGCCGACCACCTCGCCGTCACCGCGTCGCTCGGTCGCACTGCCCACCTCGAGTGGCTCGAGGAGCACGTCCCCGACTGGGGCTCGAGAACGCGGGATGAACTCGCCGACGCCGTCATCCCGCACGCGCTCGAGGTGGAGTTGCCGGTCTCGGAAGACGCTCCCGAGGGGCCGAGGGTGCAGTCGGGGCGGAAGGCGGACGCGAGAAACCAGAGAGAGTCAGAGGGCTCGAGGGGCCCCAGACTTGAGGACGCCATCGCCCAGCAGGCACAGGAACCTGGACGCGGAGACGTGACCGCCGAAACCAGGGACGTCCTCGAAGAGGCGAGGGCGTTAACGGCTCGAATGGAGGGCGCCGGTGCTGACGACGAGGACGATCCGGAGGCACGCTTCGAGGACGAGAGCGGAAACGAAAACGCGTAA
- a CDS encoding DUF5809 family protein: MHTVGTFAPDTLEDASDQYESVGPAAQTVVREVAKSMDFDREEYADRVSSDVVETARDALFASLLEVRVGTREEYEDWHEAYDGEVIEAGSEHVDHVVWHAAPTGEAVAATFHEKEEAAIATLRRQAFGRLYRENL; encoded by the coding sequence ATGCACACCGTCGGTACCTTCGCCCCCGACACCCTCGAGGACGCGAGCGACCAGTACGAATCGGTCGGTCCCGCCGCCCAGACCGTCGTCCGCGAGGTCGCCAAATCCATGGACTTCGACCGCGAGGAGTATGCTGACCGCGTCTCGAGCGACGTGGTGGAGACGGCACGAGACGCCCTGTTCGCGAGCCTGCTCGAGGTTCGCGTCGGCACCCGCGAGGAGTACGAGGACTGGCACGAGGCGTACGACGGCGAGGTGATCGAGGCGGGGAGCGAGCACGTCGACCACGTGGTCTGGCACGCCGCTCCGACCGGCGAGGCCGTTGCTGCGACTTTTCACGAGAAGGAGGAAGCGGCCATCGCGACGCTCCGGCGCCAGGCGTTCGGACGACTGTACCGTGAAAACCTGTAG